Proteins encoded by one window of Halorubrum ruber:
- a CDS encoding ABC transporter ATP-binding protein encodes MTEPLLTVRDLKKHYPIRKGVFNRQVGAARAVDGISFDIAEGETLGLVGESGCGKSTAASSIIHLEEPTSGEVVFNGNGREGATRNPDGSHPNDVTEFSDEELKEFRRGAQMVFQDPSSSFDPRMSVGNAVGELLKVHGMSDRHRRRAIVEDLLERVGLSASDFDRYPHEFSGGQKQRIALARALVLNPDLIIADEPVSALDVSIQAEILSLIDDLQDEFGLSLLFISHDMSVIRQICDRVAVMYLGEIVEIGPVEEIFTNPQHPYTEALLSSIPTPDPRASVGGIELKGTVPSPTNPPSGCRFHTRCHKVIQPDGVDVDQDDWRGLLNLRDKINTGEIDVEQVRENVAASGTEPTDSEVQAEIRREFDIGETIDDPELEETLTEAMNLLLDDNAEMAGEFLSDEVTTPCAQTEPSKTAHASDHESACLLHEDRASAEPNPADD; translated from the coding sequence ATGACTGAACCGCTGCTCACGGTGCGCGACCTGAAGAAGCACTACCCGATCCGGAAGGGGGTATTCAACCGGCAGGTCGGCGCCGCCCGCGCTGTCGACGGGATCAGCTTCGACATCGCGGAGGGCGAGACGCTCGGACTCGTCGGCGAGTCCGGTTGCGGGAAGTCGACCGCGGCGAGCTCCATCATCCACCTCGAAGAGCCGACCTCTGGTGAGGTCGTCTTCAACGGGAACGGCCGCGAGGGCGCGACGCGGAATCCCGACGGGAGCCACCCCAACGACGTGACGGAGTTCAGCGACGAGGAGCTGAAGGAGTTCCGACGAGGGGCCCAGATGGTGTTCCAGGACCCCTCCTCGAGCTTCGACCCGCGGATGTCGGTCGGCAACGCGGTCGGCGAACTCCTCAAGGTTCACGGGATGAGCGACCGCCACCGGCGCCGCGCGATCGTCGAGGACCTGCTCGAACGCGTCGGGCTCTCGGCGAGCGACTTCGACCGGTACCCCCACGAGTTCTCCGGGGGCCAGAAGCAGCGGATCGCGCTCGCCCGGGCGCTCGTGTTGAACCCGGACCTCATCATCGCCGACGAGCCGGTGAGCGCGCTCGACGTCTCCATCCAGGCGGAGATCCTCTCGCTGATCGACGACCTCCAGGACGAGTTCGGCCTGTCGCTTTTGTTCATCAGCCACGACATGTCCGTCATCCGCCAGATATGCGACCGGGTGGCCGTGATGTACCTCGGCGAGATCGTCGAGATCGGGCCGGTCGAGGAGATCTTCACGAACCCGCAACACCCGTACACGGAGGCGCTGCTGTCGTCGATCCCGACGCCGGACCCGCGCGCGAGCGTGGGCGGCATCGAGCTGAAGGGGACCGTCCCCAGCCCGACGAACCCGCCGAGCGGCTGCCGGTTCCACACCCGGTGTCACAAGGTGATCCAGCCCGACGGCGTCGACGTCGATCAGGACGACTGGCGGGGGCTGTTGAACCTGCGCGACAAGATCAACACCGGAGAGATCGACGTCGAGCAGGTTCGAGAGAACGTCGCCGCGAGCGGAACCGAGCCGACGGACTCGGAAGTTCAAGCGGAGATCCGGCGGGAGTTCGACATCGGTGAGACGATAGACGACCCCGAGCTCGAGGAGACGCTCACGGAGGCGATGAACCTCCTGTTGGACGACAACGCCGAGATGGCCGGCGAATTCCTGTCCGACGAGGTCACGACTCCGTGCGCCCAGACCGAGCCCTCGAAGACGGCCCACGCGTCCGACCACGAGTCCGCTTGCCTCCTCCACGAGGACCGAGCGTCCGCGGAGCCGAACCCCGCGGACGACTGA